In Treponema primitia ZAS-1, the sequence CATATAGGGAATAAACGGTATTGTCCTGCTAACTTTTATGCTGCTACAAAAGCAGCCTTTAAGGATATGCTGGTTTATTACGAAGTACAGGGAATTAAGCATAAAACGATTGAATTATGTGATACCTTTGGTGCTGGGGATAATCGTAAAAAAATAATGGATATTCTTATATCTGCCTGTCAAAACAATGATGTAGTCGAATTAACTCCAGGGGAACAGATTCTTGATTTATCCTATGTTGATGATATCTGTGAGTTTATTACGTCAAATATTAGCGCTGCTGGTTTTTTTGACAATAAGACCATCTCGTTATCTGGTACAACCATACGGTTGCGAGAATTAGGTATGATGATTGAAAAAGCATTTAAGACATCGGGAAGCTTTAAATGGGGCGCCAAATCGTATAGGGATAACGAAGTAATGAATCCACCGATATATTATAAAAAAAATCAACTTAATAAAGATTCCCTAGAGAAATATATAAAAAATATGGCTCGGATCCTTGGGTATGGGAAGAAATAGGCGGGATAGATTATGTTGATATCAATAATAATTCCTACTCTAAATAGGTTAAGTTATTTAAAAAAAACAATGTTATCTGTTAGAAATCAAACCAATGATAATTATGAGATTATTGTTATTGATAATGCTTCTACTGATGGCACAAGAGAATGGCTGGAATCTCAACCCGATATTTTAATAATTTGTCACAATAATACTATACCCATTTATGAAAATTGGAATACGGGTTTTAAACAGGCAAAAGGAGATTTCCTAGTTCTTCTGTCAGATGATGATATATTACACCCTGACTGTATTAATATTATTCAATCCGTTCCGGATCCATTGCAATATTCGTTAATTATTGGGAGACATGATATAATTGATGAAAATGATAAAATCACTATAAATCAAAAAGGTTTCAATAACATTGAAAATGGTGTGCTTCAACCAAAAGAAGGATTATCCCTGTTTTCCGATGGTGTGGCTTTTCGTCTTTGCTCTATTTTTTTCAACCGGACTAAATTGTTACAATTAAACATTGACCTTGTGGCAAAAAAGTTTAAAATAACTGCTGCTGACAGTGAATTAATTCAATTAATGGCAATATCTTCACCAATTTATATTTTAGATTTGAATAGAAGCATTGCAAATTATCGAGTGTGGAAAAATTCAGGAACGAGTGAAACAATTTATTCAAAAGCATGGCATGATGAAATTGATATATGGATGGATGATTTTGAAAGTTTTTCCAAGGATATTCTAAGTTTAAAAAAAATTAAAGATGCAATTAGTAAAGTCAAATTATCAAACTTACATTATGCAATAATTGTTTATAGAAGTAAAAAAAATAAGACAAGTGGCACACGAATTTATCTTATTAAGCGATTACTTACGATTTTATTTGAGCATTTTTCTTTTATGAACTTAATGAAATCTATAAAATATTTACTTTTATTAATATAATGCCTATGTTTAAAAATTTATCAGAAAAGCAGAATCCATATTTTGGTGTATTAATTTCATATGTTTCAAAAGGGATATCTTTTGTTCTTTCCTTTATTTCAATACCCTTATTATTAAATAATCTGGAATTATCCCAATATTCACTGTGGATTACCTTAGTTTCTATAGTTAATTGGATTAATCTTCTTGATTTGGGAGTTGGGAATGGTTTAAAGAATACAATCGCAAAATATAATCACCTACGGGACAAAAAAGAATGTGCTTATTATATCACTGGCACATTTCAGTTTTTTTCCTTGATATCTGGGTTTTTAGTAATTTTAACATTAATTTTTTCAAAATATATTCCCGTTATAAAAATAAATATTGGATATTCATTTTTATTATACCTGCCGATAATATGTTTTTTTCCATTTACAACTTTTAATGCCGTATTACAGGGTAATCTTAAGAATGGGTTGCTTTCAATTATTTCTTTGGTTCGGGCATTATGGATTTTTTTTGCTGTTTTATTATTCAAATACACAAGCAGTGATAAAATAATTATTTGCGCAATATGTTACAATATTTTTAATATTTTATATTTTATATTTATATTATTTTCAATAAAGAAAATCTATTTATTTTCATTAAGTCAAATATTTAATTTTAAACTATTTGTTTTTGGTTTAAAAATAGTAAGGATCGGTCTAGAATATTTTATTTTACAAGTAACTTCATTAATACAATTTAGTATGGGAAATTATATTATTTATAATTTATTTAATAATCAGGTGGCATCATTTGATCTATTAAATAATAAAATATATGCAAATTTAGCAATTTTTTTTAATGCGGGTATTGCAGTATTTTGGCCTCAGTTTACATCAGCAATGGCATCGCATGATGCAGAAAAACTGATAAAATATCGCAGCCAACTTTTAATAATGCTTATAGTGTATATTTTTGGTTTAGGCATTTCGATTCCTATTATCACCCCTTTTGTAGGGTGGTGGACACAAGGCAAAATACTTGTAAACATTAAAGACATTATCCCCTTTGTTCTTTTTAATATAGTATTGTCAATCAATTATTATGAGGCCGTAATTTTAAACGCAGCTGAAAAAATAAATATTCAGATACTGTTTAGTTTAATGACATCAATATTATTTATTACCCTTGTTTCTTTCTCAAAGTATTTTTTGATAAAGTCTTATATTATTATTCCAATAATAAATACTTTGATATTAATTCCCAGTTTTTTCATTTATAAGATACATGCGGATAGAATTGTAAATTCATTTCGTAGTGAATGATTAGAATTAAAATATTGATATATGAGTAAGCCGTGAAAATTAAATTACATGCTATAAAAAATAGAATATTCCATTTGATTCCCTTGAGAAGGATTGATTCAACCGTCCATTTTACCGGTAAAAAGTATATTTCCATTGGGAGAAATACCCTTATAAGTCAAAACACTTGGTTAAATGTAAATCAGCGTTACAAAGAGAAGCATATTGTAATTGGGGATTATTGTTTTATTGGAAGGAATAATTTTTTTACATCAGGAGAACTGATACAATTTGATGATTATGTTATAACCAGTGTGAATTGTTGTTTTATTGGTGCTTCTCATGATTATAGTAATCCCCTAATACCTTATTATTTTGCACAAACAACCAATGCAAAAACTATAGAAGTAGGGTTTAATGTTTTTATAGGTGCCAATACAACAGTAATTGGAAATGTAATGATAGAATATGGTTCTGTAATTGGAGCTAACACCTTAATAAAAGACGGAGAATACCCGCCATTTTCATTACTCGTAGGTAATCCTGGGAAAGTGGTAAAACGATATTCGTTTAAAGATAAAGTATGGAAGAAAATTGATAATTGGAATCATGATGATGAAATGTCAATAGTGAAGATAAAAGAATATAAAAAAAGTATTTTGGAACAAAAATTTGAGAGAGGATTGCCATTGAAAGCGATAGGGAAATCAAATGGTAATCTTTTTAAATAGGCAGTGATTATATGAAAGTAATAATAATTGGTTCCAGTGGTTTCATAGGAAGTAATTTGGAAATATACTTATCTGAAAAAGCATATGAGGTATATTCATGTGATATTATAGAGAAAAAATGTAATGCAAAGTTTACGTTATTAGATAAAATTAATCCTGATTATAAATCACTGTTCATGAAGAATAAATTTGATATTTGTATTAATTGTAGTGGGGCAGCAAGTGTTCCATACTCATTTGAAAATACGATTTATGATTTTGAATTAAATTCTTTTAATGTTGTCAAAATATTAGATTCAATAAAAGTTTATAACCCTGAGTGCAAATTTATTAATCTTTCAAGCGCTGCTGTTTATGGGAACCCAATGGTGTTGCCTGTCTCTGAATCGAATGAACTATTACCAATTTCTCCTTATGGATACCATAAAGTTATAGCTGAGAAAATATTGTATGAATATTATAAGCTGTGGAACATAAGGACCTGTTCAGTGAGAATATTTTCAGCTTATGGGAATGGATTAAAGAAACAATTGCTATTTGATATTTCAAAAAAGATTCTTCTGGAAAAGGAAATACATTTATATGGCACCGGAGAAGAATCAAGAGATTTCATACACATAGATGATATATGTCAAGCTATTGATTGTATAATTAAAGGGGATAGTTTTCAATCAACACAAGTTAATATAGCTAATGGGAAACAAATCACCGTTAATGAACTTGTTGAAATATTTAATAAAAACTGGGTGCATAATAAAAATGTTATTTTTGACGGTATTGAGAGAATAGGCGACCCGAATAAATGGATAGCTGATATTACAATACTAAGATCTTATGGATATAGACAAAGTATAAGTATAGAAGATGGTATTAAAAGGTATATCAATTGGATAAAAAACGAAAAATTGGAATAATATATAGTAATGATGATAATTGGATTGGCGGAAAATATTATCTTGACAGTGTAATATCTATATTAAGTAATAGTAATCTATTTGATGTATTTATTCTTAGTAATAAGCGAAAAGTAGATAAATTAAAATTTATAAAATATGAAAATAATATTTTTGATATATTTTTCGAAAAGATAAGTTGGAAATTTAATATTTTAACAAAAATATATTTTAATATTTTTAGAAACAATATGTATTCCAAGTTACAGCATCTTGATGTTATTTTTCCTGCTGAAAGTAATTATTTATTTAATAAATTAGCTGATTCAAAAAAAATATTTTGGATTCCAGATTTTCAAGAAAATTATTACCCGTCTTTCTTTTTGAAAAAAGAAATTACCTCTCGTATAATAATGCAAGTAAATACAGTTTATTCAAAATCAAAACTAATATTATCGAGTAACGCTGTTTATAATGATCTGGTAAGGATTTATCCACATTATACTTGTGATATAGAGATAGTACCTTTCGTTTCATCTATATTTTTAAAGAAAGAAGATATATTACCTTACGAGCAAATAAAGAATAAATATAATATTCAATCTACTTATTTCATTTGTTCTAATCAATTTTGGATTCATAAGAATCATATTGTTGTTATCAAAGCGGTTAGTCTCTTAAAAAAAGAGAATATTAAGGTAATTGTTTATTTTACGGGAAAAGAATATGATCATCGAGATTCCGATTATTCTATGAAATTGAAAAATTTAGTAGCGGAATTAAATTTGAGCGAAAATGTCTTTTTTTTGGGGTTCATACCACGTAATGAGCAATTAACATTAATGCGCTATTCACAAGCGATTATCCAACCTTCTTTATATGAAGGATGGAACACTTCAATTGAAGATGCGAAGTATTTAAGTAAAGAAATAATACTCTCAGATATTGAAGTTCATAAGGAGCAATTGAATGACCGAGGATATTATTTTGACCCTAATAATGCATTTGCTTTATCAGTCATATTAAAGAATTTCCTTATTAAGGAAAATTTGTCTGTTGATTATTCATATAAAAATGCATATTTCGAGTTTACTAGAAAAATTGTAGATATTTTTTCTTAATCTTATGTTAAGATTATGGGAGTAATTAATATTCATTAGTAACATTTGAAATAAATTTTAAAACACATAATGGTAAATTTGATATTTATACAGATTGTTTTATATAATTTTATTTATAAGAAAGTTACAATTGTGTCAAAAAATAATATATGACCACAGATAAATTTATACTTCTGCTTTTAGATAATATTTGGATATATTTTTTATCATTATTATTGATGTTTATTGTTTATT encodes:
- a CDS encoding glycosyltransferase family 2 protein; translation: MLISIIIPTLNRLSYLKKTMLSVRNQTNDNYEIIVIDNASTDGTREWLESQPDILIICHNNTIPIYENWNTGFKQAKGDFLVLLSDDDILHPDCINIIQSVPDPLQYSLIIGRHDIIDENDKITINQKGFNNIENGVLQPKEGLSLFSDGVAFRLCSIFFNRTKLLQLNIDLVAKKFKITAADSELIQLMAISSPIYILDLNRSIANYRVWKNSGTSETIYSKAWHDEIDIWMDDFESFSKDILSLKKIKDAISKVKLSNLHYAIIVYRSKKNKTSGTRIYLIKRLLTILFEHFSFMNLMKSIKYLLLLI
- a CDS encoding glycosyltransferase; its protein translation is MDKKRKIGIIYSNDDNWIGGKYYLDSVISILSNSNLFDVFILSNKRKVDKLKFIKYENNIFDIFFEKISWKFNILTKIYFNIFRNNMYSKLQHLDVIFPAESNYLFNKLADSKKIFWIPDFQENYYPSFFLKKEITSRIIMQVNTVYSKSKLILSSNAVYNDLVRIYPHYTCDIEIVPFVSSIFLKKEDILPYEQIKNKYNIQSTYFICSNQFWIHKNHIVVIKAVSLLKKENIKVIVYFTGKEYDHRDSDYSMKLKNLVAELNLSENVFFLGFIPRNEQLTLMRYSQAIIQPSLYEGWNTSIEDAKYLSKEIILSDIEVHKEQLNDRGYYFDPNNAFALSVILKNFLIKENLSVDYSYKNAYFEFTRKIVDIFS
- a CDS encoding NAD-dependent epimerase/dehydratase family protein; its protein translation is MKVIIIGSSGFIGSNLEIYLSEKAYEVYSCDIIEKKCNAKFTLLDKINPDYKSLFMKNKFDICINCSGAASVPYSFENTIYDFELNSFNVVKILDSIKVYNPECKFINLSSAAVYGNPMVLPVSESNELLPISPYGYHKVIAEKILYEYYKLWNIRTCSVRIFSAYGNGLKKQLLFDISKKILLEKEIHLYGTGEESRDFIHIDDICQAIDCIIKGDSFQSTQVNIANGKQITVNELVEIFNKNWVHNKNVIFDGIERIGDPNKWIADITILRSYGYRQSISIEDGIKRYINWIKNEKLE
- a CDS encoding lipopolysaccharide biosynthesis protein, translated to MFKNLSEKQNPYFGVLISYVSKGISFVLSFISIPLLLNNLELSQYSLWITLVSIVNWINLLDLGVGNGLKNTIAKYNHLRDKKECAYYITGTFQFFSLISGFLVILTLIFSKYIPVIKINIGYSFLLYLPIICFFPFTTFNAVLQGNLKNGLLSIISLVRALWIFFAVLLFKYTSSDKIIICAICYNIFNILYFIFILFSIKKIYLFSLSQIFNFKLFVFGLKIVRIGLEYFILQVTSLIQFSMGNYIIYNLFNNQVASFDLLNNKIYANLAIFFNAGIAVFWPQFTSAMASHDAEKLIKYRSQLLIMLIVYIFGLGISIPIITPFVGWWTQGKILVNIKDIIPFVLFNIVLSINYYEAVILNAAEKINIQILFSLMTSILFITLVSFSKYFLIKSYIIIPIINTLILIPSFFIYKIHADRIVNSFRSE
- a CDS encoding acyltransferase, which encodes MKIKLHAIKNRIFHLIPLRRIDSTVHFTGKKYISIGRNTLISQNTWLNVNQRYKEKHIVIGDYCFIGRNNFFTSGELIQFDDYVITSVNCCFIGASHDYSNPLIPYYFAQTTNAKTIEVGFNVFIGANTTVIGNVMIEYGSVIGANTLIKDGEYPPFSLLVGNPGKVVKRYSFKDKVWKKIDNWNHDDEMSIVKIKEYKKSILEQKFERGLPLKAIGKSNGNLFK
- a CDS encoding NAD-dependent epimerase/dehydratase family protein; protein product: MRILITGATGFIGSHLVVSLLNAKHTIAILKRKSSGLKSLESLQERINILAVDTYYDINTGIKQFMPDMVIHLAALYINKHSPENIANLINTNITFGTQVLEAMMENRVMQFLNIGTRWQHIGNKRYCPANFYAATKAAFKDMLVYYEVQGIKHKTIELCDTFGAGDNRKKIMDILISACQNNDVVELTPGEQILDLSYVDDICEFITSNISAAGFFDNKTISLSGTTIRLRELGMMIEKAFKTSGSFKWGAKSYRDNEVMNPPIYYKKNQLNKDSLEKYIKNMARILGYGKK